The following coding sequences are from one Phyllostomus discolor isolate MPI-MPIP mPhyDis1 chromosome 11, mPhyDis1.pri.v3, whole genome shotgun sequence window:
- the SLC10A2 gene encoding ileal sodium/bile acid cotransporter, translating to MNNSTSCLATATICNGSSCVVPVSNFNTILSSVLSTVLTILLAMVMFSMGCNVDIKKFLGHVKRPWGICIGFLCQFGIMPLVGFILSVAFDILPIQAVVVLIMGCCPGGTASNILAYWVDGDMDLSVSMTTCSTLLALGMMPLCLLIYTKMWVDSGTIIIPYNTIGTSLVALVVPVSIGMFVNHKWPQKAKIILKIGSITGGVLIVLIAVVGGILYQAAWIIAPKLWIVGTIFPVAGYSLGFFLARIAGQPWHRCRTIALETGMQNTQLCSTVVQLSFTYEELNEVFTFPLIYSIFQLTFAAIFLGIYLAYKKYCGKNNEEFLESKNNETVSESSLYKVNEGFQAHEK from the exons ATGAATAACTCAACAAGCTGTTTGGCCACTGCAACAATTTGCAATGGTTCATCCTGTGTGGTGCCTGTCAGCAATTTCAACACCATTCTAAGTTCGGTCCTGAGTACCGTCTTGACCATTCTACTGGCTATGGTGATGTTCTCCATGGGTTGCAATGTGGACATTAAGAAATTCCTGGGGCACGTAAAGCGGCCATGGGGCATATGCATTGGCTTCCTCTGTCAGTTTGGAATCATGCCCCTTGTGGGATTCATCCTGTCGGTGGCCTTTGACATCCTTCCCATCCAGGCCGTAGTGGTGCTGATCATGGGATGCTGTCCTGGAGGAACTGCATCCAATATTTTGGCCTATTGGGTTGATGGCGACATGGACCTGAG CGTCAGCATGACTACATGCTCCACACTGCTGGCCCTGGGAATGATGCCACTGTGCCTCTTAATCTATACCAAAATGTGGGTCGACTCTGGGACGATCATAATTCCCTATAATACCATAG GTACATCTTTGGTTGCTCTTGTTGTTCCTGTTTCCATTGGAATGTTTGTTAATCACAAATGGCCCCAGAAGGCCAAGATCATACTTAAG atTGGGTCCATCACAGGTGGAGTCCTTATTGTGCTCATAGCTGTGGTTGGAGGAATACTGTACCAAGCTGCCTGGATCATAGCTCCTAAATTGTGGATTGTAGGAACAATATTTCCTGTGGCTGGGTACTCCCTAGGGTTTTTTCTGGCTAGGATAGCTGGTCAGCCCTGGCACAG GTGCCGAACAATTGCTTTGGAAACAGGGATGCAGAACACTCAGCTGTGTTCAACTGTAGTCCAGCTCTCTTTCACCTATGAGGAGCTTAATGAGGTCTTCACCTTCCCACTCATCTACAGCATTTTCCAGCTCACCTTTGCAGCAATCTTCTTAGGAA TTTACTTGGCATATAAGAAATATTGTGGAAAAAACAATGAGGAATTTCTAGAgagcaaaaacaatgaaacagtCTCCGAGTCATCACTCTATAAGGTGAATGAAGGATTTCAAGCACATGAAAAGTAA